From Arthrobacter sp. FW306-2-2C-D06B, a single genomic window includes:
- a CDS encoding flavin monoamine oxidase family protein, which translates to MTIAATTPAAGSVPAAAPITMLNPDFPFPYDDYLTHPAGLGAVPEHMHGTEIAVIGAGLSGLVAAYELMKMGLKPVIYESSRIGGRLRAGRPEGQAGPVADLGGMRFPRSGRSFFHYADKLGIETQPFPNPLTQAAGSTVIELGGKAHYAETTADLPQFFTEVSNAWDDCLEEHAHFAAMQEAIRNRDLATIKRLWNELVPKFDDVSFSGYLATSKAFSALPFEYREAFGQVGFGTGGWDTNFPDSFLEILRVVYVDADADQHRIIGGAQLVPECLWQHAPENLTHWPTGTSLASLHGGHPRGAVAAVARVKNDGGAPGDIAVTDRWGRTAEYPAVIATCQSWLLSARIDVDESLFSHKLWTAIERSHYMQSSKTFVVVDRPFWKDIDPETGRQVMSTTLTDRLTRGTYLLDNGPDQPALICLSYTWNDDALKWLPLDADERVRLMLHSLKQIYPTVDIASHIIGDPITVSWEDDPNFMGAFSDNLPGHYRYQERLYTHFMQEGHPPEHRGIFLAGDDVSWTGGWADGAVTTGLNAVWGVMNQLGGSSPAENPGPGDRFEELKPIRLP; encoded by the coding sequence GTGACCATCGCAGCAACAACCCCCGCAGCAGGGTCCGTCCCGGCGGCGGCCCCCATCACCATGCTCAACCCGGACTTCCCGTTCCCCTACGACGACTACCTCACGCACCCGGCCGGCCTCGGGGCGGTGCCGGAACATATGCACGGCACTGAGATCGCCGTCATCGGGGCCGGATTGTCCGGGCTGGTGGCAGCGTACGAGCTCATGAAGATGGGCCTCAAACCGGTCATCTACGAATCGTCAAGGATCGGCGGCCGCCTCCGTGCCGGCCGTCCTGAAGGTCAGGCCGGACCTGTGGCGGACCTGGGCGGCATGCGCTTCCCCCGCTCGGGCAGGTCGTTCTTCCACTATGCCGATAAGCTCGGGATCGAAACCCAGCCGTTCCCCAACCCGCTGACGCAGGCGGCGGGCAGCACCGTGATCGAACTCGGCGGCAAGGCCCACTACGCCGAAACCACGGCGGACCTCCCCCAGTTCTTCACCGAAGTCTCCAACGCATGGGACGACTGCCTCGAAGAACACGCCCACTTCGCCGCCATGCAGGAAGCCATCCGCAACCGCGACCTGGCCACCATCAAGAGACTCTGGAACGAACTGGTCCCGAAGTTCGACGATGTTTCCTTCTCCGGCTACCTCGCCACTTCCAAAGCCTTCTCCGCTCTGCCTTTCGAATACCGCGAAGCCTTCGGCCAGGTCGGCTTCGGCACCGGCGGCTGGGACACCAACTTCCCCGACTCATTCCTGGAAATCCTCAGGGTGGTTTACGTCGACGCAGACGCAGACCAGCATCGGATCATCGGAGGAGCGCAACTAGTCCCCGAATGCCTGTGGCAGCACGCACCGGAAAACCTTACGCACTGGCCCACCGGCACTAGCCTGGCGTCGCTACATGGCGGCCACCCCCGCGGCGCCGTTGCCGCCGTCGCGCGCGTGAAGAACGACGGCGGCGCCCCCGGCGACATCGCCGTCACGGACCGCTGGGGACGAACTGCCGAATACCCGGCAGTCATCGCCACGTGCCAGAGCTGGCTACTCTCGGCGCGCATCGACGTCGACGAATCACTCTTCAGCCACAAACTCTGGACGGCGATCGAACGCAGCCACTACATGCAGTCGTCCAAGACCTTCGTGGTGGTGGACCGGCCCTTCTGGAAGGACATCGACCCCGAAACAGGACGGCAGGTCATGAGCACCACCCTTACAGACAGGCTCACCCGCGGAACCTACCTCCTGGACAACGGCCCGGACCAGCCCGCGCTGATCTGCCTGTCCTACACCTGGAACGACGACGCCCTCAAGTGGCTCCCCTTGGATGCCGACGAGCGGGTGCGGCTCATGCTGCACTCCCTCAAGCAGATCTACCCCACGGTGGACATCGCCTCGCACATCATCGGCGACCCCATCACTGTCTCCTGGGAGGACGACCCCAACTTCATGGGCGCCTTCAGCGACAACCTCCCCGGCCACTACCGCTACCAGGAACGGCTCTACACCCACTTCATGCAGGAAGGCCACCCGCCGGAACACCGCGGCATCTTCCTCGCAGGCGATGACGTTTCCTGGACCGGAGGCTGGGCCGACGGAGCCGTCACCACA
- a CDS encoding nitrilase-related carbon-nitrogen hydrolase, producing MTAARQPGLRVAVLQATGLVNSAAENIRRIAARAQEARQRGANLLVTPELFASGYAPTLVHGTDGTTHRQHLAAVAAGHGIALVASTVEHEAGRHYISASLFGPDGAELTRYRKQNLFGADEKSVFTPGTEPPAVVEFSGFKIALGICFDVEFPEFVRSTALAGAELLCVPTAVPLRAADDAGGQPFDTRLIPAMVVPTRALESQLFIAYANHAGPNFAGLSTIADPYGRQLSEAADDGELIVADIDLQTLVEARRDTDYLARFTQSIPSSHL from the coding sequence ATGACAGCAGCGCGCCAGCCTGGCTTGCGTGTAGCGGTCCTGCAGGCCACCGGCCTGGTCAACTCGGCAGCGGAGAACATACGGCGCATCGCCGCCCGGGCGCAGGAAGCCCGGCAACGCGGCGCAAACCTGCTCGTCACTCCCGAGCTGTTCGCCAGCGGCTACGCCCCGACCCTGGTCCACGGCACGGACGGCACCACGCACCGGCAGCACCTCGCGGCTGTCGCCGCGGGCCACGGCATCGCGCTGGTGGCCTCCACGGTCGAACACGAGGCTGGCAGGCACTACATCAGCGCCTCCCTGTTCGGCCCCGACGGCGCGGAACTGACCCGCTACCGCAAGCAGAACCTGTTTGGCGCCGACGAGAAATCGGTGTTCACGCCCGGAACCGAGCCGCCCGCCGTCGTCGAATTCAGCGGCTTCAAGATCGCTTTGGGGATCTGTTTCGACGTCGAGTTCCCCGAGTTCGTGCGCTCCACCGCACTGGCGGGCGCCGAGCTGTTGTGCGTGCCGACGGCGGTTCCGCTGCGTGCCGCGGACGACGCCGGCGGTCAGCCCTTTGACACGCGGCTGATCCCCGCCATGGTGGTCCCAACCCGCGCCCTCGAAAGCCAGCTCTTCATCGCCTACGCCAACCACGCAGGACCAAACTTCGCAGGCCTTAGCACCATCGCCGACCCTTACGGCCGGCAGCTCTCGGAAGCAGCCGATGACGGCGAACTCATCGTCGCCGACATCGACCTGCAGACCCTGGTTGAGGCCCGAAGGGATACCGACTACCTGGCCCGCTTCACGCAATCCATCCCCTCTTCACACCTGTAA
- a CDS encoding M20 family metallo-hydrolase — protein sequence MSTVESTTTTADAQAFLRDFRSLSVIGETPGHGVDRQAATAADAQARAWFTSLAAQYGFRTEVDRTGNVFALLEWTPGAPSVLVGSHLDSQPTAGKYDGAYGVAAALHAGRRLAESTVPGEEPKYNLAVVDWFNEEGCRFAPSMMGSSVYTGKLPVEEALAVQDKQGTTVAQALEAIGHLGAGTGPTAAAYAEIHIEQGRSLEDTGTTIGLVHSCWAAAKYSVTVHGEQAHTGSAVIADRKDALLGASMLVVLLRETTHAFPGAVLHTSVGQLDVYPNSPVVVPSRVDLVMDLRSADEEVLAAAQKLLHEGITRIESDANVTIDVQQSHAWGLNPYQPAGVDLARECADKLELSHAPVFTLAGHDSINMKDIVPTVMLFVPSVDGISHNEREFTHDDDACAGVDMLTEVVARLCRGELDGAK from the coding sequence ATGAGTACCGTTGAAAGCACCACCACGACAGCCGACGCGCAGGCGTTCCTGCGCGATTTCCGGAGCTTGTCCGTCATCGGAGAAACCCCCGGGCACGGCGTGGACCGCCAGGCAGCCACCGCGGCCGACGCGCAGGCCCGAGCCTGGTTCACCTCCCTGGCCGCCCAGTACGGGTTCAGGACCGAAGTCGACCGGACCGGCAATGTCTTCGCCCTCCTCGAGTGGACGCCCGGTGCGCCCTCTGTGCTGGTCGGTTCCCACCTGGACAGCCAGCCGACCGCCGGCAAGTATGACGGCGCCTACGGGGTCGCGGCCGCTCTGCATGCCGGACGGCGCCTTGCGGAATCCACCGTTCCGGGCGAGGAGCCAAAATACAATCTGGCGGTGGTGGACTGGTTCAACGAGGAAGGTTGCCGCTTCGCCCCGTCCATGATGGGCAGCTCCGTGTACACCGGCAAACTCCCGGTCGAGGAGGCCCTCGCCGTCCAGGACAAACAAGGCACCACTGTGGCCCAGGCACTGGAAGCCATCGGCCACCTGGGCGCGGGCACAGGCCCCACCGCGGCAGCGTACGCCGAGATCCACATCGAACAAGGCCGGTCCCTGGAAGACACCGGAACCACCATCGGCCTGGTCCACTCCTGCTGGGCTGCGGCCAAATACAGCGTCACCGTCCACGGCGAGCAGGCCCACACCGGTTCGGCGGTCATCGCCGACCGCAAGGACGCCCTGCTCGGCGCTTCGATGCTGGTGGTGCTGCTGCGGGAAACCACCCATGCCTTCCCCGGCGCCGTGTTGCACACCTCCGTCGGCCAACTCGATGTCTACCCCAACTCACCCGTGGTGGTTCCCTCCAGGGTGGACCTGGTGATGGACCTGCGCAGCGCCGACGAGGAAGTCCTCGCCGCCGCCCAGAAGCTGCTCCACGAGGGCATCACGCGGATCGAGTCCGACGCCAACGTCACCATCGACGTCCAACAATCACATGCCTGGGGCCTCAACCCGTACCAGCCCGCCGGCGTCGACCTCGCCCGCGAATGCGCCGACAAACTCGAGCTCAGCCACGCACCCGTCTTCACCCTCGCCGGCCATGACTCGATCAACATGAAAGACATCGTCCCCACCGTGATGCTCTTCGTCCCCAGCGTGGACGGCATCTCCCACAACGAGCGCGAGTTCACGCACGACGACGACGCCTGCGCCGGGGTGGACATGCTCACCGAAGTCGTCGCCCGCCTCTGCCGCGGCGAACTCGACGGGGCGAAATGA
- a CDS encoding amino acid permease, whose translation MSTADPVQERPTAVRVDEQAGYKKGLSNRQIQMIGIGGAIGTGLFLGAGGRLASAGPVLPIIYAICGVFAFFVLRALGELVLHRPSSGSFVSYAREFYGEKAAYVSGWVYAISWALTAIVDITAIAVYFHYWTAFSSFPQWVLALAALGVVTAVNLISVKLFGELEFWFSVIKVGALVTFLLVGGIFFAGNFPVAGHSPGLSLIANNGGLLPNGLLPAIVIVQGIVFAYAGIDLIGVAAGEAKNPHKVMPKAVNAVIFRIAIFYVGSSALLGMLLPFSAYKAGESPFVTFFAAIGVPGAGDVMNFVVLTAALSSLNAGLYSTGRIYRSMAQTGAAPKFMERMSRGGVPYGGILFTAAITLLGVGLNAVVPAMAFEIALNATALAILCTWGTIVLCQLKLYKLSKKGLIQRPSFRMLGAPWTSYLTLSFLGGVLVLMLFDFPVGTYTVAALVIFIPALVIGWFAVRKRVNELALVNPGSHVLPLLSSPVKNDPKES comes from the coding sequence ATGAGCACAGCAGATCCAGTCCAGGAGCGGCCAACGGCGGTCCGCGTGGACGAACAAGCAGGCTATAAGAAGGGCCTTTCCAACAGGCAGATCCAGATGATAGGCATCGGCGGTGCCATCGGAACAGGTTTGTTCCTCGGTGCCGGCGGCCGCTTGGCTTCCGCGGGCCCGGTCCTCCCCATCATCTACGCCATTTGTGGCGTCTTCGCTTTCTTTGTCCTGCGGGCTCTTGGCGAGCTGGTGCTGCACCGGCCCTCGTCCGGTTCTTTCGTTTCCTATGCGCGGGAATTTTACGGGGAGAAGGCTGCCTATGTTTCCGGCTGGGTGTACGCCATTTCCTGGGCTCTCACGGCCATCGTGGACATCACAGCCATAGCCGTGTACTTCCATTATTGGACCGCATTCAGCAGCTTCCCCCAGTGGGTCCTGGCGTTGGCCGCATTGGGTGTCGTCACCGCGGTAAACCTCATCTCAGTGAAGCTGTTCGGCGAACTCGAATTCTGGTTCTCAGTCATCAAAGTCGGCGCCCTGGTCACCTTCCTCCTCGTCGGTGGCATCTTCTTCGCCGGGAACTTCCCGGTAGCGGGACACAGCCCCGGTCTCTCCCTGATCGCAAACAACGGCGGACTACTGCCGAACGGCCTGCTCCCCGCCATCGTGATCGTCCAGGGCATCGTCTTCGCCTACGCCGGTATCGACCTCATTGGCGTCGCCGCCGGCGAGGCGAAAAACCCACACAAGGTCATGCCCAAAGCCGTCAACGCCGTCATCTTCCGTATCGCCATCTTCTATGTAGGATCCTCGGCCCTGCTGGGGATGCTGCTGCCATTCAGCGCCTACAAAGCCGGCGAATCACCGTTTGTCACATTCTTTGCGGCCATTGGGGTTCCCGGCGCGGGCGACGTGATGAACTTCGTGGTCCTCACTGCCGCCCTCTCCAGCCTCAACGCCGGTCTCTACTCAACGGGCCGCATCTACCGCTCGATGGCACAAACCGGCGCAGCCCCCAAATTCATGGAGCGCATGAGCCGCGGCGGCGTCCCCTACGGCGGAATCCTCTTCACCGCCGCCATCACCCTGCTCGGGGTCGGACTGAACGCAGTGGTCCCTGCCATGGCCTTCGAAATCGCCCTGAATGCAACGGCCCTTGCCATCCTGTGCACCTGGGGAACCATCGTCCTCTGCCAGCTCAAGCTCTACAAGCTGTCCAAGAAAGGACTCATCCAGCGCCCGTCGTTCCGGATGCTGGGTGCTCCTTGGACGTCCTACTTGACGCTGTCCTTCCTGGGCGGAGTCTTGGTCCTCATGCTGTTCGACTTCCCGGTGGGCACCTACACGGTGGCAGCTCTTGTCATCTTCATCCCTGCACTGGTGATCGGCTGGTTCGCCGTCAGGAAACGCGTCAACGAACTTGCTCTCGTCAACCCGGGAAGCCATGTGCTTCCTCTCCTCTCCAGTCCTGTTAAGAACGACCCGAAGGAAAGCTGA
- a CDS encoding helix-turn-helix domain-containing protein, giving the protein MIEDAQWQQIIERLAGQVPELAENFLGRILLDPAYSESGLTLEDLRSSSEKCFNAMLESLAKGGTDMTSLESLAAELGAKRAQQGIPLESLVRAIRTDFSVLWEALSAPSLGVNPGLLVRKTELVWQVVDTFAVRVKESYVAETEDLETATADLQHQYLTKLLAAAEPSPSDMLRIAGALKIDPGAEFLVAAISRDDSLMLRRRLGSLSAPRAAARFAFDQGHHTIVILQRKQGLRLDLAFDERALFEGLAAGVAPIAQGIAGVRMAVLAAREIMADLAVGETGVFRLEDRWESVTRYRLAQVGCDPAFLVDPYLRRCSPGERGRLLETVTVFLDSGSLLETSAILGCHRNTIVNRLASFEKYTGLDLQKPRGAATAFLALSKLRSPDSGRQ; this is encoded by the coding sequence TTGATCGAAGACGCACAGTGGCAGCAGATCATCGAACGTTTGGCCGGTCAGGTGCCTGAACTTGCGGAGAATTTCCTGGGCCGGATTCTCCTGGATCCGGCCTACTCGGAATCCGGGCTCACTTTGGAAGACTTGAGGAGCAGCAGCGAAAAGTGCTTCAACGCAATGCTTGAGTCCTTGGCCAAGGGCGGCACGGACATGACTTCATTGGAGTCGCTGGCTGCTGAGCTGGGCGCCAAGCGCGCACAGCAGGGGATCCCCTTGGAGAGTCTGGTGCGGGCTATCCGGACTGACTTCTCGGTGCTCTGGGAGGCGCTCTCGGCACCGTCCCTTGGCGTCAATCCGGGGCTGCTGGTCCGCAAGACAGAACTGGTCTGGCAAGTAGTGGACACCTTTGCGGTCCGCGTCAAGGAAAGCTATGTCGCAGAGACGGAGGATCTTGAGACAGCGACCGCGGATTTGCAGCATCAGTACCTTACGAAGCTCCTGGCAGCTGCCGAACCGTCGCCGTCGGACATGCTGCGCATAGCGGGTGCCCTCAAGATAGACCCTGGCGCCGAATTCCTGGTGGCCGCCATCAGCAGGGACGACAGCCTCATGTTACGCCGGCGGCTGGGCAGTTTGTCTGCACCGCGGGCCGCCGCGAGGTTCGCCTTCGACCAAGGGCACCACACGATCGTGATTCTGCAGCGAAAGCAAGGCCTGCGTCTCGACCTGGCGTTTGACGAGCGCGCTCTCTTCGAAGGACTCGCCGCCGGCGTCGCCCCCATTGCCCAGGGCATCGCTGGCGTCCGCATGGCGGTCCTTGCCGCACGGGAAATCATGGCCGACCTTGCCGTGGGTGAAACCGGTGTTTTTCGGCTCGAGGATCGTTGGGAGTCGGTGACGCGTTATCGTCTGGCGCAAGTAGGGTGTGATCCGGCCTTTCTTGTGGACCCGTATCTTCGCCGCTGCTCACCGGGGGAGCGGGGTCGATTGTTGGAAACGGTCACGGTCTTCCTGGACTCCGGTAGCCTCTTGGAGACATCCGCGATCCTCGGATGTCATCGGAATACGATCGTGAATCGCTTGGCGTCCTTCGAAAAGTACACCGGGCTTGACCTTCAGAAGCCCCGCGGGGCGGCTACTGCGTTTCTGGCGCTGTCCAAGCTGCGGAGTCCTGATTCAGGCCGGCAATGA
- a CDS encoding RraA family protein, which translates to MSQASTAELLSSAGLLARLAEVSYPTIGHFLEDGFVDPAIQSLLDSSLTEDGFDAVKIAGTAVTVRIVDNDAIAMNRALLALTPGSVLVVDMSGDHRHAPVGAVTAAAAKAQGAAGVVVDGVATDLLELRQTALPVFARGTSSLTTKRVYGTGSAVNVPVQCGGVTVNPGDFVLADSNGVLVLSGEAASAVVDLAAASDAAEPAILARISAGELLDTILALEDTVPEGPKPGPAPEPLALPGPL; encoded by the coding sequence ATGAGCCAGGCTTCCACGGCGGAGCTTCTGTCCTCGGCAGGCCTGTTGGCCCGGCTTGCCGAGGTCAGCTACCCCACGATCGGTCACTTCCTGGAGGACGGATTTGTCGATCCAGCCATCCAATCGCTACTGGACTCGTCGCTGACGGAGGACGGGTTTGACGCCGTCAAGATCGCCGGCACCGCCGTCACCGTCCGGATCGTCGACAACGACGCCATCGCCATGAACCGCGCGCTGCTCGCCCTGACTCCGGGCAGCGTGCTGGTGGTGGACATGTCCGGCGACCACCGCCATGCACCGGTGGGGGCCGTCACGGCCGCCGCGGCGAAAGCGCAAGGCGCCGCCGGCGTCGTCGTGGATGGTGTGGCGACCGATCTGCTGGAACTGCGGCAGACGGCGCTCCCCGTCTTTGCCCGCGGTACCTCGTCCCTTACCACGAAGCGTGTCTACGGCACTGGTTCGGCCGTGAACGTACCGGTCCAGTGCGGCGGCGTCACAGTCAATCCCGGTGACTTCGTGCTCGCGGACAGCAACGGCGTTCTGGTGCTGAGCGGGGAAGCCGCCAGCGCCGTCGTGGACCTGGCCGCAGCCTCGGATGCGGCCGAACCGGCAATCCTGGCGCGCATCTCCGCCGGCGAGTTACTCGATACGATCCTCGCCCTGGAGGATACGGTCCCGGAAGGCCCTAAACCCGGTCCTGCTCCTGAGCCGTTGGCCCTACCCGGCCCTTTGTGA
- a CDS encoding RidA family protein: MSDSLATNAAGITTNPATITRLAEIPGQAAAVGPFSPVVIANGFVFTSGQIPAITGLDDQPKTFEGQVRQTIENLRAVLEAAGSSLAHVVKVNTYLTSQDQLEEYNRVYTEYFGPAKPARTSVCVSLWGVSLEIECVAVLA, from the coding sequence ATGAGCGATTCCCTGGCGACTAACGCGGCCGGGATCACCACCAACCCGGCCACCATCACGCGGCTCGCCGAGATCCCCGGCCAGGCGGCCGCCGTCGGACCGTTCTCCCCCGTGGTGATCGCCAACGGTTTCGTGTTCACCTCCGGACAAATCCCGGCCATCACGGGCCTGGACGATCAACCGAAGACCTTCGAAGGGCAAGTCCGGCAGACCATCGAAAACCTGCGTGCGGTCCTTGAAGCAGCCGGTTCCAGCCTGGCGCACGTGGTCAAGGTCAACACCTACTTGACCAGCCAGGACCAACTCGAGGAGTACAACCGCGTCTACACGGAGTACTTCGGCCCGGCGAAGCCCGCGCGCACTTCGGTGTGCGTGAGCCTCTGGGGAGTCTCCCTTGAGATTGAATGCGTGGCGGTGCTCGCATGA